In Aythya fuligula isolate bAytFul2 chromosome 27, bAytFul2.pri, whole genome shotgun sequence, a single window of DNA contains:
- the ARID5A gene encoding AT-rich interactive domain-containing protein 5A, with product MKERHTPIERIPHLGFKQINLWKIYKAVEKLGAYELVTGRRLWKNVYDELGGSPGSTSAATCTRRHYERLVLPYVRHLKGEDDKPLPPSKPRKQYKVSKGAETGEKSRRSKKEKGREQMPPEKAKPEAVATPGGSKEEPAEAPERGRPAEGRASPAAPAPSPSAGCAGTCRAHAEAYKRLFSSFYSKGNHPIMSPLAKKKLLAQVSKAESLHCHKRHCPEGRRGASDAHPSTSPDPPRPAEEQRSPEPPGFKDPSRGGRSETGSVPSASPGGRDSQPYPRAEEGGPAPAVFTGYFHAYHNKVLKPVSCHPLGGYFSSLKDFLEPQPEDTEQPQDLRSKAGQAWSGEGPRAAAFSAVKSCRVPPGAGFAPPTQSPTVPGGKRSREEEAFGPSKKLRAVSPFVKEPEGRDKGAGSPGGQPVLAKPKAIVPGPGYAAPLPAVPPAPDGYKGAMLRFPVSFASPLEHLKTPAAPLMPSLSVNPFVIPAFPSPLIAASTQPSDLCRPLATGPGHYPASYESSLQHRLYPVATWHSQTSYTTPHASAFHRNAKL from the exons ATGAAGGAGCGGCACACGCCCATCGAGAGGATCCCCCACCTCGGCTTCAAGCAGA TTAACCTCTGGAAGATTTACAAGGCGGTGGAGAAGCTGGGGGCCTACGAGCTG GTCACGGGGCGACGGCTCTGGAAGAACGTCTACGATGAActcgggggcagccccggcagcACCAGCGCGGCCACCTGCACCCGGCGCCACTACGAGAG GCTGGTCCTCCCGTACGTGCGGCACCTCAAGGGTGAGGACGACAAGCCGCTGCCCCCCAGCAAGCCCCGCAAGCAGTACAAGGTCTCCAAGGGCGCCGAGACGGGCgagaagagcaggaggagcaaGAAGGAGAAGGGCCGGGAGCAG ATGCCGCCGGAGAAGGCGAAGCCTGAGGCTGTGGCCACCCCCGGAGGCAGCAAGGAGGAGCCGGCGGAGGCCCCGGAGCGAGGCCGGCCAGCTGAAGGACGAGCCAGCCCCgcggccccagccccgagcccctcAGCGGGGTGTGCGGGCACCTGCAGAGCCCACGCCGAAGCCTACAAACGGCTCTTCTCCAGCTTTTACTCCAAAGGCAACCACCCCATCATGTCCCCGCTGGCCAAGAAGAAGCTGCTGGCCCAGGTGAGCAAGGCCGAGTCCTTGCACTGCCACAAGCGCCACTGCCCCGAGGGCCGGCGCGGGGCGAGCGACGCTCACCCCAGCACAAGCCCTGACCCCCCCCGGCCAGCGGAGGAGCAGAGGAGCCCAGAGCCTCCTGGATTTAAGGATCCATCCCGAGGTGGCCGGAGCGAGACGGGATCCGTGCCCAGCGCTTCCCCTGGGGGGAGAGACAGCCAGCCCTACCCCAGAGCCGAGGAGGGGGGCCCCGCGCCCGCCGTCTTCACCGGCTACTTCCATGCCTACCACAACAAGGTGCTGAAGCCCGTGAGCTGCCACCCCCTCGGGGGCTACTTCTCCAGCTTGAAGGATTTTTTGGAGCCGCAGCCGGAGGACACGGAGCAGCCCCAAGACCTGCGGAGCAAAGCGGGGCAAGCGTGGAGCGGGGAGGGCCCGCGGGCGGCCGCTTTCAGCGCCGTTAAATCCTGCCGGgtgccccccggggccggctTCGCGCCGCCGACACAGAGCCCCACAGTGCCAGGGGGCAAGCGCAGCCGGGAGGAGGAGGCTTTCGGCCCCAGCAAGAAGCTGCGGGCCGTGTCCCCCTTCGTCAAGGAGCCCGAGGGCAGGGACAAGGGCGCTGGCTCGCCCGGGGGCCAGCCGGTGCTGGCCAAGCCCAAAGCCATCGTGCCCGGTCCTGGCTACgccgccccgctgcccgccgTGCCTCCAGCCCCGGACGGTTACAAGGGAGCGATGCTGCGTTTCCCGGTGAGCTTCGCCAGCCCGCTGGAGCACCTCAAAACCCCGGCAGCGCCGCTGATGCCGTCCCTCTCCGTCAACCCCTTTGTTATCCCTGCTTTCCCCAGCCCTTTGATAGCCGCCTCCACGCAGCCCTCCGACCTGTGCCGGCCGCTGGCGACCGGTCCCGGGCACTACCCCGCGTCCTACGAGAGCTCGCTGCAGCACCGGCTCTACCCCGTGGCGACGTGGCACAGCCAAACCTCCTACACCACCCCGCACGCGTCGGCCTTCCACCGCAATGCCAAGCTGTAG